In Gadus morhua chromosome 2, gadMor3.0, whole genome shotgun sequence, the DNA window AGCTTTATCTGCAGTAAATGCTCTGCAACTGAGATATGCCCCCTTTACACTTCAACCACTTTACTCTAGACCTGTATTCCTGTCTTTATATGATAAACCACACTGCCTGTTCTTTGCCGCAAAGAAAACAAATTTCATTGGGCAGATTTTCAAGTTGGATAGATAGTTTATAATGCAACCCTAGATGTTACTTTCCAGGACATTCTTTTTAGGGACTACCCAGAGTGGAAGTGGGGAATTCTTGAGCTGCCGTGAAATGCTGTTCTACTGAGCTACTCCTAGCCAAAAGATTGACTAATTCTTTCAGAATCTGAACCTTTGAGTAACACTTCTAGGATGTCACTTTCTCTGCCGCTGAGCTATATTTTCTGCCCTCATTTCTCAATATTTAAATTTCACTTTGCAACTTTTATTTAATTACTTCATCAAAATAGCTTTGAACAGGAACAAACACTTTTTCAATGATGTGATATTATGCCAAAATGGAGTTCATACATTAAATCCATGACGTATATTTAAAAGTAGTTATTTTTGTAATGTCTGTTTGTGAGTAGAGGAATCCATTCTCAAACAAAACCTGGGATACCTGCTCTGTGGTTGGCAATGGAGGGATTTTGTCCAACAGCACCTGTGGAGAGATGATAGATTCAGCCCAGTTCGTCATCAGGTACCAGCTACCAGACTAACTCCTTCCACATTGTGAAGTTGTTATTGTGCTGAATCCCTCAGAATGCACAATGTTCCTTATGCCTTATGAGAGTGTGGAGTTTCTCCCGATGCAGGTGTAACCTACCTCCTGTGGAGAACAGCTTCCTCAAGGATGTAGGCAAGAAGACAAACCTTGTGACGGCTAATCCAAGCATCTTGCATGAGAAGTAATGGCTACTGCATTGTGTACCAACAACAATATGACTTTGACCCAGTGAGGGCTgatatatttcatttatttctctAACAACCaaccctctcctcaccctcagATTTAGGGATCTACAGGAGCGCAGACGTCCCTTCATGGAGAGCATGCGTCGCTACAATGACTCTCTGATGCTCCTGCCGGCGTTCTCATATTCCGTGAACACTGCAGTGTCCCTGCGTGCGCTCTACACCATCGAGGACTTTGAGAGCCCAATCAGGCCGGTGTTCCTCAACCCAGAGTACCTTCTGAACCTGCACAGCTTCTGGCGTTCCAAGGGCCTGAATAAGCGTCTGAGCTCTGGCTTGATGGTGGCCAGCCTGGCGCTGGAACTTTGCACCAATGTACACCTGTATGGGTTCTGGCCCTTTGACCAACACCCGCTATTACAGCAGCCCCTCAACAACCACTACTATGACAACGTACCGAGTAAGAAGAATGTTCATGCAATGCCTGCCGAGTTTGACCATTTGTTGAGGTTACATGAGCAGGGTGTACTGAAAATACACCTGGGGGAGTGTCGGCCATCCAGCCGGTAGGCAGCCCTGCAACTTCTCAAAGATGTCAATATGTGTTTTGACAACAGTGAGGCatgatgtttgtttttatttatttgttctttATCTCCACAAATTACAGTTAAATAATAAGCTCAACTGAGAATGCACTGTACTGAACATGCACTGTTTGAACTGAGGATGTCATGCAAAATGAGCTTTCTGTCTTTTAGTATTAtgcataataatatatttttttaaactacaactgcattcatattttttctTGAATTGAGATTGTTTAGATTTAGATTTGGTAAATGGGCCTCATCTACACAATGTCGTTTTCTTAACTGAATTTTTTATGAGTATCTCAACAAAGCCAATTGGTCAATCACctagaaaaatagaaaatgtaataaatgtatATGTTCAAAACACAAATGTTTCATGCATTTTTTATGTCAAACATTCCGTTTTATGTCTTGAATGAAAGGTAACATTTTggttaactattattattagaaattatgaaaaaaatattatggGAAAAATCTTATTTTCTGAAGTTCATCTTGACGGGTCATCAATTTCCACAGTTACACCGCCGACTAGACATACCCAAACTGTTTAACCCGTCTCAATGTCTCCGCCTCAAAGGATCTACGACGCCAAAGGCTGCTACAATATTTAGCATTTTGCAAGAACATTTTGCAACTGCCAGTATCTATATTCAGTGAAATAACAATGTCACAATGTGGAAGGAAGTAGTCTGGGAGTTCCTTCTTGATGACAAACTGGGCTGAATCTATCCTCTCTCCACAGGTGCTGTTGGACAAAATCCCTCCTATGCCAACAACACAGCAGGTATCCCAGGTTTTGTTTGAGAATGGATTATTCTACTCACAAACAGACATTACAAAAATAACTACttttaaatatacataaacAGCAGATGGCATAAAGATAATGCGATGGTCATAATTTAGCCTaggattttctttattttccattttcttGCAATGTATTGCGGGAGCAAGTGGCGTTGCAAGGGTGCCCATCGGAAATCTTAACTTcaaggggatgttagccctcccctcaccccttaccctaactTCAAATGGCTTTTGGGACATGAATTCACTGTGCGTGAAACGCGAAACAGCGAGGCGTAGGGTTGAGATTTTGGTTTGAGCAAAGAATTGAGACTGACCCTAGCTCTGTTAAAGCACATTCCTTGATCAGTTCATTTGTCTAGTATACAGGGGTCATCACAAGAAGGGTTATCATCTAAAGCAGTCGGTACATGGTGGTGGTAATTAGATGGACCAGATATTTATAGTTccaggcaaggcaactttatttatagagcacctttcatacacaaggcagactcaaagtgcttcacatataaacaatgtcatacaataaaataaaagataagtaaaagaaaacatatgcaaagaaatgggtaaaatagaaagttaaagcattttagtattaaaatataaaatataggcaaaattaaaaaacgttttagaaagtgcaatgtatttaagatttagcagaaagctaaagcaaacaaaagtcttcagtcttgttttaaaggtgctcagagttggggcaagtcttaaatcctctgggagtttattccagctatttgttgcatagtaactaaatcctgctttcccatgtttcgtgtttactctggggataattaacagattggtctcagaggatcgtagtggtctagaaggcttatatagtggaagcatatcagttaaatgtTTTGGGCcaaaaccatgtagggatttataggttagcaacatgattttaaaatcaactctctgacctacaggaagccaatgtaacgatttgagaattggtgtaatatgttcaagttttttggtctttgttagaactctagcagcagcattctgaacaagctgaagcttcctcagagtttctttgggagacctgtaaggagaccattgcagtaatcaagcttcaattcttgctacatttttaaggtgataatatgccgatttcgTAACTGATTTggtgtgactgtcgaaatgtaaatctgaatccatgataacccctagatttctggctttgattgaggttttcagggacagagattgaaggtgttgggttactttaagcctttccgttttagaaccaaatacaattatctctgttttgtcctcatttagttgaaggaaatttcggcacatccattctttcacttgctcaatgcactgttACAGCTGATCTATGGGGCGATAGTAATTTGGTGATGGCGATACTGTTTCAGctgatctatgggccgatagtcatttgctGATAGCGATACTGTTACAGCTGATCTATGGggcgatagtcatttggtgatagcgatactgTTACAGctgatctatgggccgatagtcatttggtgatagcgatactgTTACAGttgatctatgggccgatagtcatttggtgatagcgatactgTTACAGctgatctatgggccgatagtcatttggtgttAGCGATACTGTTACAGctgatctatgggccgatagtcatttggtgatagcgatactgTTACGGTTGCGGACTGACGCCCCGCCCTCATGGGTAAAAACCTCAGTTTGTCGACCGCTATGCTAATGACCATGTGTTTTTCCCCGCGTGTGATTTGTTTaccattatgttaattttgatgTGCCTTTCCCCGGACGTTATTGGTTGCTGCATCGGAAGTCCGAGGATCCAGGAGAATAAAAGACGGGCGAGCTCAACATTCACGGCAGCTTGTCTTGGATTTGCAGCTTGCCATATTGGGTCTTCGAAGGGTTATTTGTTGTTTGATTGAGGCTCTTGTTGACTACCTGGGAACTGGGCAAGGGTTTGTTAGGGGTTATCGAACACCGACACGCAGCTATACCTCTGTTAAAAACATTAGTCGCAGGGGTGCTGTTCCACTCATGTATTTTGGGAGCTTCTCATTTGGTTAtattaatttctttgatttggacagcaccCAATGGTCCTTATCCTTTTTGTAGTTTTGCCTCCTCTGTTTGTGTTACATTGATTACCCCAAGCTCCGGGCTAAATAAACTACTTCCACTTAACCAAAGACATCTGGTTTTGAtgttgccaccccttcccctagcgGGGGACGTAacagatacatagatttgcgtgtcatcagcatagcaatgatggtcaatattgttattttgcatgatttgccctagtgggagcatgtagatgttgaataaagagggtcctaagatcgaaccttgtgggactccacatgtcacgttggttgattctgatacaaagtcgccaatggaaacaaagtagttcctattttgtaggtaggacctgaaccaatttaagactgtgcctgaaagccccacccagttttctaacctgtccagaagtaatgtatggtctacagtgtcgaatgcagcactgaggtcaagtagcattagtattgaggttttgccagagtctgtgttaagactgatgtcgtttacaactttaataaggtctcagtgctgtgcaggggtcgaaatcctgattggaaggtgtcatagcaaccagttgatgccaggaagtgaataagttgctggaggacaactttctcaaagatttTACTCATGAAGGggagatttgatattggtctgtagttgttaataatagaggcatctaggctccgcttttttaaaaggggtttaataactgcagttttcaaagcttttgggaaattgcctgactggagggagttgttaactatcggcaatatgtctactgctaggcagtcgaaaacattcttaaagaggttggaaggtaaagtatcaaggcaacaggtggatgtcACAGTtttcacaagattttgagagtctataatattaaagcatgccatccttgccaggTTACtgttgcctgaacagggtggtagtccaacatttttgtttgaagtggagatattgatagcgcatctgatgccttcaattttatcagtataaaaagctgcaaactcattgcgtTTCTGcttggaatggagatcaggtggaatttgtgttggggggttggtcagtctgtcaacagctTTAAacagggtttttgcattattagtgttggtttttaatgatattggagaaaaatgtttctctagcattttttaagtctaaattgtaggcactctctttatagatatcatggtgattatgaagttttgttttacgccagatgcgttcaaccttcctgcattcttttttctgtgctgttacagaagcagcttttctccagagtgccttttgctttccagaaatcgttttaaccttatatggtgcaatgacatctatgacttttaaaatttaaaattaaaaatatattaaagttttctacaagatcatcagcagaacatgggttgagaggtggtagcaaggagatagcctttttaaaaagtacattagaatcttcattgatataccgtttttggACAGTATTTgaatttgtctgtatgtcgggaataaaagatatgttgaagaaaacacaaaagtggtcagacaaggaaggatcagtcacagagagatcagaaacattgaggccctttgtgataaccaggtctagagtgtgccccttacaattagtagcctctttcacatgttgagacagttcaaatgtgtcaaacggttaaaagttttttttttttcatttaaatcatcagtatgaaaattgaggtcaccagttataactagacagtcaaattctgtggagatgctagacaataattctgtgaagtcatagAAAAAAATTGCAGAATGTGTGgatggcctgtaaataattaataggagaactctgggggagcatttcaatacagcactaaggtattcgaatgatggaaaatcaccaaataacatctgtttcccctgaaatacatttttaaatacagcagcaacccctccacctctttttccagatctacatgcatcaaaaaagttatagttgggaggagctgtctctatcagaacggttgcaatgttattttgttccagccatgtttcagttaaaaacataaaatgcagtttagaagtggtaataaaatcattaactaaaaattatttgttattaagagacctcacattaagtagagccatcctgatggtgttgttgataggctttaaggttgtttttggtttggaggcaatagatatgagatttgtgaggttagcagtgtgtctgagtttccctttgtttactctcttagtggttacagcgtgaatgcaaaagttgccctGTTTTGACGTAGGCAATCTTGGGTTCACGGGATTatgtgaaacttcctttatactgtgtctacggctgaacccttttttgtctcagtaatactcaggactactatcagtacagggggggggctggggcgccatcctcttgggtgttatcagcctgtggccatgatgtggcgatgctatcattgacacagatgcaagtttgatgccaacatattccagtttcttaaattcagctggaaaatcgcaaagggaggagacattggggctggagttgttgttgtggctatgggagagatgaggctggacgtcatcgtcgatgggggaatgcagaggaggggggtggccgttcctcgccaagccagcatcagcgattggggaaggcacagtgttgatggcgtcgggcgggctgttgtctctcttcaaggtctgtgggctgtctgctatctgtgtgtcagatagtggcagagtagatgtgtgggggaggctgtagtctcgcttcttctcaacctgtgctctgactgtggcctgtgcgtcagaccatggagatttgtgggaaagcgagaagagaagattgtcccttaacagttttgagcctaacctgtttgggtgtaggccatctgctctgaaaagatatttgcacccccagaataagttgaaattgtcaataaagccccttcctctttcattgcagactctggaaagccatgtattcagtgcaagtagatgACTGAATcggtttattcccctgtcaactgctggtatgggtccactgatgaatgacttgatgtgtattttgtccagtgtatccaatagatcagtgtaatccctcttcagaagttctgactgttctctttgaatatcattaaatcctgcatgcacaataatctgtgagattttggggttttccaatatgattgtgGCTTGTttctggttgatatcactaactattccatatgggaagttgcatgttttgatcttcttaccggttatatccttgatggttgagtctcctagAATCAAAGTGTccggttcatctgctttctgtgagatgggcccttgttggcttGAGGTGACGGTGGCAGACGCAtacgcagcccgcctccgtggcgactggttcttgttccgtctctgtccgcaatgtccgtccggacgcatctcggggctcaagggtgcatgggtggcaggcaagttcgtggactcttgaagtggcaggaaccggttcttcagtggcagggttaatttcagtgacgggctaatccggctgatacatgcaactttagctttgggtagcttagcatttggtgttgagtgaacttgttgattcactttggtatgttgttttggcttagcgccgactctgtgctagtcagacgcagctggaactgtctctctcttgtccagcttcgggaaggatacagtgtagctctgatcatcttgttgtgtatttgtctgagttagctcagcaaactcacccatcggcactgtatcctggaggagtcctttgctgctagtctcgtttcaaataaagccactgtctgttgcagtttggtgcagtctaTGCATTTCctagtctccgtgcctgagatatacagaggcatgttggcgataggaaagtccaaggctttttctgcggtctgatccgggagtcagaaaaagtgccaaaatgtattgttgaatcgagcgatggaggacgacggaaacaaactatatattgttaagtattatgatcatgaaatagaataaaataaagtagatctgaacgatgaattaagtagttttttccaatttctagcggagcttcgggaaacatgacctctctctctgctgcctcttaTCTCCAGCTCTGTAGCGGCAGAGCTGGTAGGCCTACGCTATGGCAGCTAAGTACCACGGAGCGCTCCCTCCGCGCTCCCAACATTCCAGCAGTACGTTGACATTCCAACCAGAGGAACCAACATATTGGTTCCAGAACAACCAATGTATTGTTGTTCTGTCTTGTCCCTTTGTTCTGTTCTATGTTCTATTTGTTATGCTCCAGCCTGCATGGAGAATACCATTCAAAATTCCTAGTACCTGTGTACATGGCGAAATAaagaaattgaattgaattgaattgaattggaaTTATGCTACGGAAACATCACCGACGCCTTCAGGACAAATTCATATCCACCGCCCGGACTCGCAGACCACAACGTCATCTGTTTATTTCCGCTGTACAAACAAGTACTGAAACGTCTCTAACCACAGTCCTACAGCGCCCCACAATGGTCAGAGGACTCCATCGCACAACTCCAAGGTTCCCTGGCATGCACTTACTGGAACGTACGTTCAACAGAGATTTGAACACCAAAGTGACAGCCATATCCGACTACATCCACTTCTGCATACATACCACCATACCTGTgaaagcaataaaaaaataccCAAACTCCAAATTACctctgaattaaaaaaaagccTGAGAGAAGCACACAGCCTTCAGGGTTAGCCTCAAGGACACAGCTGGTCTCAGATCTGCAAACcgcaacataaaaaataaaatctgcatGGCCAAAATTCAGTTCAAACACAAACTTGAGCACAAGTTTAGCAACATGAACACTAAAGACGCCTTTCAGATTGTAAAAACACTCGCTGGATACAAACCCTCTCACAGCACACACCACAGATGCTCTCCCCACTGATCTAAACACATTTTTCAACCGGTTTGACTCACAGGATTACACAGACGAATGCATTAAGGCACAGCAGGCTCTCCCCCCAATAGATCCCAATGAGCCTGTCCCCTTCACAGTGGAGGAAGTCTGCCACCAGCTCAGCCGATGTAACCCATCCAAGGCCCCAGGACCCGACGGCATCCCAGCAAGGGTGCTGAAGACCTGTGCCACTGAGCTGGCTCCAATTGCCCACTCCCTCTTCTGTGAATCCTACCTGCCTGCCACAATACCCCTCCTCTGGAAGAGCACAACTATAATCCCGGTACCCAAGAAACCACGACCCACCGAACTAAATCATTACCGCCCCATTGCCCTCACACCCATAATCATCATAATTTTGAATTTCCCTGAAGGAGCATTCCcaagggatcaataaagtgtctatctatctatctatctatctatctatctatctatctatctatctatctatctatctatctatctatctatctatctatcatgaAATGCCTGGAAAAACTGCTGCTCAAAACCATCCTTCCATTTGTCAAACCTCATCTGGACCCCCTTCAATTTGCATACAGGGAAAAAAGGGGCACAGAGGACGCTGTCGCCTGCCTGCTGCATCTTGTCCTCCAGCACCTAGACTCCCCAGGCAATTTCGCCAGGATCCTATTTGTCCTGGCGACAAATAGGATCAAAATTGTCCTccgccttcaacaccatccaaAGAGACCTGCTCATCCAGAAGCTTCATCACCTCAACACTCCACCCATCCTGATCCACCTCCTGCACAAATTCCTCAGTGACAGACAGCAACCTGTTCGGGTAGGCACAACCACATCCCCTTCACTCACCACCAACACCGGAGCCTCTCAGGGCTCTGTGCTTAGCCCATTCTCTTACAATGACTGCACCAGCccctcccacaccaccacctGCCTCAAATACTCAGACGACACTGCCATCCTAGCTCTTCTGTCAGACACTAACTCCGTATTGGATTACCACAACACTGTCACACACTTCTCTAAATGGTGCACACATAACCACCTGCATCTCAATATATCCAAAACAAAAGAATAACAATAGGTACTCCATCATCCCAGCCTCCCATTCTCATCATCAACGACACAGTAGAAACAGTTGACAGCTTTAAATACCTCGGACTCACAATAGACAATAAACTCTCTTTCAACCAGCACACAACGGACATTAAAAAAAGGAGCCATCAAAGACTGTATGCCAACCGTAAACTTAAAGGACTCTATGTTCCACCCCATCTCCTCCTACTGTTGTACCAATGCATTGTCCAGCCCATCCTGCTCTACTGTTCCACCTGCTTCTTCAACATGCTCACTGTCAAAAACAGGGTCATACTCACATGTGTCATGTCCGCCGAGACCAAGGCtttgcacacacattcaatcaCAAGATATCTCCCTTCAATAACATTTTTCCTCACCCCTTCCTGCCGTCTGCCACAATGTCTCTCAGGGAGAGATCTCCTttatggcaacatggagcaccattGTCATGTATCATTATCTGCTAACTTAAATGTCGTGGAACATCATCTCAACAATGCCCTCATATGGATATTCTCATTAAATCCCTGAAGACAACTTTACATATTCTTTAAGGCAGCGGTCAAATGAGGCAAGGCATTCAAATGAAACAGAAATCATCACTGATGATCCTGCCTGGGCCAGCCCTAAGAACGAATGCTCAAACAGGACCCAGTGTTCACAGGAGAGTTGGAACTCACAGAAGAAtagagaagaaggagaacgCAAGCATTGGAGATGCTGTCCTCCTTGAAGAAGCTGTTCTCCTTGATGATCACCCTCCTCATCTTCGGAATCTTGCTTAC includes these proteins:
- the LOC115538900 gene encoding alpha-2,8-sialyltransferase 8F-like, coding for MLSSLKMLFSLMITLLIFGILFTTLISDVRPSPPPVPLPPALKVPSPPKGCKGCRGSLIEKVMARHSQTWKKQQENSSNFRDLLRSTCHGFTKAVVSQDNTPVGAQIVYDGEKRKPLSVTSAIFQTFAKRNPFSNKTWDTCSVVGNGGILSNSTCGEMIDSAQFVIRCNLPPVENSFLKDVGKKTNLVTANPSILHEKFRDLQERRRPFMESMRRYNDSLMLLPAFSYSVNTAVSLRALYTIEDFESPIRPVFLNPEYLLNLHSFWRSKGLNKRLSSGLMVASLALELCTNVHLYGFWPFDQHPLLQQPLNNHYYDNVPSKKNVHAMPAEFDHLLRLHEQGVLKIHLGECRPSSR